One genomic region from Gammaproteobacteria bacterium encodes:
- a CDS encoding CDP-alcohol phosphatidyltransferase family protein has protein sequence MRSELTALVVVVGIALATMPVFALSGANRAADALESSARGKFVLGSFVRRWFFWFVRPVERASLLLGLSPLFYNLLGFAFGAVAGWFFASGRFAMGGWAVLLSGVADALDGRVARARGLAGPRGAFLDSTIDRFAEVAAFVGLAVAFRASGGALAVVAAALGGSLLVSYTRARGESQGVLCTAGVMQRAERLLLIGFGAILDGTGSALLGRDPGTVLLGALVVTAVGTVATAVFRTVWIARRLT, from the coding sequence GTGAGGTCCGAGCTGACAGCTCTGGTCGTGGTCGTGGGGATTGCGCTCGCCACCATGCCGGTCTTCGCGTTGAGCGGCGCCAACCGCGCGGCCGACGCGCTCGAGTCCTCGGCCCGGGGCAAGTTCGTGCTGGGATCCTTCGTGCGCCGCTGGTTCTTCTGGTTCGTGCGGCCGGTGGAGCGGGCGTCGCTGCTTCTCGGGCTTTCGCCCCTCTTCTACAACCTGCTGGGGTTCGCCTTCGGCGCGGTGGCGGGGTGGTTCTTCGCTTCGGGGCGGTTCGCGATGGGAGGCTGGGCGGTCCTGCTCAGCGGCGTCGCGGATGCCCTGGACGGCCGGGTTGCGCGGGCGCGAGGCCTTGCGGGGCCGCGGGGGGCGTTCCTGGACTCGACCATCGACCGGTTCGCCGAGGTGGCCGCGTTCGTGGGGCTGGCGGTGGCTTTTCGCGCCTCGGGTGGGGCGCTCGCGGTGGTGGCCGCGGCGCTGGGCGGCTCGCTACTGGTCAGCTATACGCGCGCCCGCGGCGAGAGCCAGGGCGTGCTGTGCACGGCGGGCGTCATGCAGCGCGCCGAGCGGCTCCTGCTGATCGGCTTCGGCGCGATCCTCGACGGCACCGGCTCCGCGCTCCTGGGGCGCGACCCGGGCACGGTCCTGCTGGGCGCATTGGTAGTGACCGCGGTGGGAACAGTTGCCACCGCCGTCTTCCGCACGGTGTGGATCGCGCGAAGGCTGACGTAA
- a CDS encoding DUF305 domain-containing protein, which translates to MNTCRTVLFVLLAATQACAGSGPGAPAPAARPDADRVARLEAIYQARADSLLLNPHEADVHFITGMIGHHAQALVMAGFAPDNGASPAVQVLCARIINAQSDEIDIMQRWLRDRGLPVPEIHIEGSTLMVHGPEHAMNMPGMISPEQLRELEEARRADFDRLFLTYMIEHHEGAVTMVHDLFASDGAAQGDFIFKIASDIQVDQATEIARMELMLEEMTTPGP; encoded by the coding sequence ATGAATACCTGCCGCACCGTGCTCTTCGTTCTCCTCGCCGCCACCCAGGCCTGCGCGGGCTCCGGTCCGGGCGCGCCCGCGCCTGCCGCGCGCCCCGACGCCGACCGCGTCGCCCGGCTCGAGGCCATCTACCAGGCGCGTGCCGACAGCCTTCTGCTCAACCCGCACGAGGCCGACGTGCACTTCATCACCGGGATGATCGGGCACCACGCCCAGGCGCTGGTGATGGCGGGTTTCGCGCCCGACAACGGCGCCAGCCCGGCGGTCCAGGTCCTGTGCGCGCGCATCATCAACGCCCAGAGCGACGAGATCGACATCATGCAGCGCTGGCTGCGCGACCGAGGCCTTCCGGTGCCCGAGATCCATATCGAGGGCAGCACCCTCATGGTCCACGGACCGGAGCACGCCATGAACATGCCGGGGATGATCTCCCCCGAGCAGCTGCGCGAACTGGAGGAAGCCCGCAGAGCGGACTTCGACCGGCTCTTCCTCACCTACATGATCGAACACCACGAGGGCGCCGTCACCATGGTGCACGACCTCTTCGCCAGCGACGGCGCGGCCCAGGGCGACTTCATCTTCAAGATCGCCTCCGACATCCAGGTCGATCAGGCCACCGAGATCGCCCGCATGGAGCTGATGCTCGAGGAGATGACGACGCCCGGCCCGTGA
- a CDS encoding M20/M25/M40 family metallo-hydrolase — protein MSLRTMGQAGRKPTSAKIGPALTRIPKSALLLALLAIPAPAATQNAPPADPAAAFPVDRATIARIREEGLKRSQLPGTLSYMTDVLGGRLTNSDAMDRAQRWVVGEMERIGLVNVAREPFMPYGVSWDNEYVSVHMTAPAYQPLVAYPIAHTPGTDGRLELDVVIADVRTWTGLAPLRGTLRGRAVLSTPPPAIDLTRFATGTPRRTDEEMRALAEAVIPPAPAPDDYFSGLYPDAPANLDILTAAERLAFYVEEGVALVLESNSGWPGAVRGFARPGARVDRWSLEETLSSVPVVAVTPEHYNRMYRILRRGIPVTMEAEVRNRHGDEVTEASNVVGEIPGTDLAHEVVMLGAHFDTWHASPNASDNTSGVAVMLEAARILNAIGARPRRTIRVALWSGEEQGLFGSSEYVRQHFGSPASGTTREYENFSVYFNQDYGPGQYRGVWLQENEHVRPIFEAWMEPLRDMGMTTLSTQGVGSTDHVPFDRAGLPAFQFLQARVGGTGGHTNLDFYDTLPIDDLMKNAVIMASFVYHAAIADARIPRKGVGR, from the coding sequence GTGAGCCTGCGTACGATGGGTCAGGCCGGTCGCAAGCCGACTTCGGCGAAAATCGGCCCGGCGCTGACTCGGATCCCGAAGTCTGCGTTGCTGCTGGCGCTGCTGGCCATCCCGGCGCCCGCGGCAACCCAGAATGCCCCACCCGCCGACCCCGCCGCCGCCTTCCCGGTCGACCGGGCGACGATCGCGCGCATCCGCGAGGAAGGCCTCAAGCGCTCGCAACTGCCGGGCACCCTCTCCTACATGACCGACGTGCTCGGCGGCCGCCTGACCAACTCGGACGCCATGGACCGGGCGCAGCGCTGGGTAGTCGGCGAGATGGAGCGCATCGGCCTCGTCAACGTCGCCCGCGAGCCCTTCATGCCCTACGGGGTCAGCTGGGACAACGAGTACGTGTCGGTCCACATGACCGCGCCCGCCTACCAGCCCCTGGTGGCCTACCCCATCGCCCACACGCCGGGCACGGACGGCAGGCTCGAGCTGGACGTCGTCATCGCCGACGTGCGCACCTGGACCGGCCTGGCCCCGCTTCGGGGGACGCTGCGCGGACGCGCCGTGCTCTCCACCCCGCCCCCCGCCATCGACCTGACCCGCTTCGCGACCGGCACCCCGCGCCGCACCGACGAGGAGATGCGCGCGCTCGCCGAGGCCGTGATCCCGCCTGCACCGGCCCCGGACGACTACTTCTCCGGCCTCTACCCCGATGCCCCGGCCAACCTCGACATCCTGACCGCGGCCGAGCGGCTCGCCTTCTACGTGGAGGAGGGGGTCGCGCTGGTGCTCGAGTCCAACAGCGGCTGGCCCGGGGCGGTGCGCGGCTTCGCCCGCCCCGGCGCCCGCGTGGACCGCTGGTCGCTCGAAGAAACCCTGTCCTCCGTGCCGGTCGTGGCGGTCACCCCGGAGCACTACAACCGCATGTACCGCATCCTGCGGCGCGGCATCCCGGTGACCATGGAGGCGGAGGTGCGCAACCGCCACGGGGACGAGGTCACGGAGGCAAGCAACGTGGTGGGCGAGATCCCCGGCACCGACCTCGCGCACGAGGTGGTCATGCTGGGAGCCCACTTCGACACCTGGCACGCGAGTCCCAACGCGAGCGACAACACCTCCGGGGTGGCGGTGATGCTCGAGGCCGCGCGCATCCTGAACGCCATCGGCGCGCGGCCGCGACGCACCATCCGGGTGGCGCTCTGGTCCGGCGAGGAGCAGGGGCTGTTCGGCTCCAGCGAGTACGTGCGCCAGCATTTCGGGAGTCCGGCGTCCGGCACCACCCGCGAGTACGAGAACTTCTCGGTCTACTTCAACCAGGACTACGGCCCGGGCCAGTACCGGGGGGTCTGGCTGCAGGAGAACGAGCACGTGCGCCCCATCTTCGAAGCCTGGATGGAGCCGCTGCGCGACATGGGCATGACGACTCTCTCGACCCAGGGCGTAGGCAGCACCGACCACGTCCCCTTCGACCGCGCCGGCCTGCCCGCATTCCAGTTCCTGCAGGCGCGCGTGGGCGGCACGGGAGGCCACACCAACCTCGACTTCTACGACACCCTCCCCATCGACGACCTGATGAAGAACGCCGTCATCATGGCTTCCTTCGTCTATCACGCCGCGATCGCGGACGCCCGCATTCCGCGAAAGGGGGTGGGGCGGTGA
- a CDS encoding glycosyl hydrolase, giving the protein MNSIDWRRAVFTWAAVAALLVPVWPADAAAQTDAARIEAAVASLEWRNIGPTIMGGRVSDLAVVESDPATFYVGTATGGVWKTVNHGTTFESVFEDQPTQSVGDVTVAPSNPNVVWVGSGEPQNRQSSPWGNGVYRSTDAGRSWRHMGLEETHHISRIRVHPRDPNIVYVAAVGRLWGANPERGIYKTTDGGESWELVLFVDEDTGAIDLAMDPTDPETLFAAMYQRRRTGWGFNGGGPGSGIHRTTDGGATWVELTEGLPDGDMGRIGLDIFRGDGNLVFAIVEADKRTPGQGFGGGGGGSSQNGVYRSTDRGETWEQISTTNNRPMYYSQIWVDPTDPERIYTAGSSLFKSLDGGNNFTPDAASEVHPDHHAMWINPANSDHIILGGDGGVSISWDRSDTWRQLTNLSLAQFYEIGVDMRDPYHVCGGLQDNGSWCGPSDTWSNQGIRTRDWYNVGGGDGFYTVMHPTNPRVMFSESQGGNLMRVDLVTMERTRMRPVGRPSGDDEDRELRWNWDTPVLLSQHDENTVYVGSNVLFRSRDLGMTWEEISPDLTHAMDRTELEIMGVLGSEPQMSANDGQASYGNLETISESPFDAELLYVGSDDGRVHATRDGGGSWADVTGNIPGLPERTYVSRVVASAHDQGTVYATFDGHRNNDFAAHVYVSTDYGESWRRIVDGLPATSVNVIAEHHRTAGLLFVGHELGVSFSVDGGEQWVALDNGLPAVPVDDIKIHSRENDLVLGTHGRGIYIMEDIAPLEGLTAEVLAANVHLFPVRRATSYNPYTPQGWTPGVYVSPNPAAGALIRYYLGEDIAAAAQVAASSGENGDGADDGSSGAPGEPKITILDEGGEVVRELTGPGAAGIRQVRWDLRIEPPYTPSGPPQQFGGGFGGGQARGPRVLPGTYTVRLEAAGVTQEKQVAVRLDPRVEMSRADLEARQAALLSAYDLAGPVYEAGQAVQRVTTQLMEVSALLREQQEAPEDLSDEVSALLEEARELGRDINQAAAGARGAGAIESSSTRPTADQLWQLDQAWEKVPPLIERLNEIVTDEMPALYRRLDEQGIRPDPGEAVTMPVRRRGG; this is encoded by the coding sequence ATGAACTCGATTGACTGGCGGCGTGCGGTGTTCACCTGGGCGGCTGTGGCTGCCTTGCTGGTCCCGGTCTGGCCCGCGGATGCCGCGGCGCAGACGGATGCGGCGAGGATCGAGGCCGCGGTCGCCAGCCTTGAGTGGCGAAACATCGGTCCGACCATCATGGGCGGGCGGGTCTCGGACCTGGCCGTGGTGGAGTCCGACCCCGCCACCTTCTACGTGGGCACCGCGACCGGCGGGGTGTGGAAGACGGTCAACCACGGCACCACCTTCGAGTCGGTGTTCGAAGACCAGCCGACCCAGTCGGTCGGCGACGTGACGGTCGCGCCCTCCAACCCCAACGTGGTGTGGGTGGGGAGCGGCGAGCCACAGAACCGCCAGAGCTCGCCGTGGGGGAACGGCGTCTACAGGTCCACCGATGCCGGGCGTTCCTGGCGGCACATGGGGCTCGAGGAGACCCACCACATCTCCCGCATCCGCGTCCACCCGCGCGACCCGAACATCGTGTACGTGGCGGCGGTCGGGCGGCTGTGGGGCGCCAACCCGGAGCGGGGCATCTACAAGACCACCGATGGCGGGGAGAGTTGGGAGCTGGTGCTCTTCGTGGACGAGGACACGGGCGCCATCGACCTGGCGATGGACCCGACCGACCCCGAGACCCTGTTCGCCGCGATGTATCAGCGCCGGCGCACCGGGTGGGGCTTCAACGGGGGCGGACCCGGGAGCGGCATCCATCGCACCACCGACGGCGGGGCTACCTGGGTGGAGCTCACAGAGGGGCTGCCTGATGGCGACATGGGACGCATCGGGCTGGACATCTTCCGGGGTGACGGCAACCTGGTGTTCGCCATCGTGGAAGCCGACAAGCGCACGCCCGGGCAGGGATTCGGCGGGGGTGGAGGCGGCTCGTCGCAGAACGGCGTGTACCGCTCCACCGACCGGGGCGAGACGTGGGAACAGATCAGCACGACCAACAACCGTCCCATGTATTACAGCCAGATCTGGGTGGATCCCACCGACCCGGAGCGCATCTACACCGCCGGGTCGAGCCTCTTCAAGTCGCTCGACGGGGGCAACAACTTCACCCCCGACGCCGCGTCCGAAGTCCACCCCGACCACCACGCCATGTGGATCAATCCTGCGAACTCCGACCACATCATTCTGGGCGGCGACGGCGGCGTGTCGATCAGCTGGGACCGTTCCGACACCTGGCGCCAGCTGACCAATCTGTCCCTGGCCCAGTTCTACGAGATCGGCGTGGACATGCGCGATCCCTACCATGTGTGCGGCGGACTCCAGGACAACGGCTCCTGGTGCGGTCCGAGCGACACCTGGTCCAACCAGGGCATTCGCACCCGCGACTGGTACAACGTCGGGGGCGGCGACGGCTTCTATACGGTCATGCACCCGACCAACCCGCGCGTGATGTTCTCCGAGTCGCAGGGCGGCAACCTCATGCGCGTCGACCTGGTGACCATGGAGCGCACCCGCATGCGGCCGGTGGGTCGGCCATCGGGAGATGACGAGGACCGGGAGCTGCGCTGGAACTGGGACACCCCGGTGCTCCTCTCCCAGCACGACGAGAACACCGTCTACGTGGGGAGCAACGTGCTCTTCCGCTCGCGCGATCTGGGGATGACCTGGGAGGAGATCAGCCCCGACCTCACCCACGCCATGGACCGCACGGAACTGGAGATCATGGGCGTCCTCGGCTCGGAGCCGCAGATGTCGGCCAACGATGGACAGGCCTCCTACGGCAATCTGGAGACGATCTCGGAGTCGCCGTTCGACGCCGAGTTGCTCTACGTGGGCAGCGACGACGGCAGGGTGCACGCAACGCGCGACGGAGGCGGCTCCTGGGCGGACGTGACCGGCAACATCCCCGGGCTGCCCGAGCGCACCTACGTGAGCCGGGTGGTGGCGTCGGCGCACGATCAGGGCACCGTCTACGCCACCTTCGACGGCCACCGCAACAACGACTTCGCGGCCCACGTCTACGTGAGCACCGATTACGGGGAGAGCTGGCGGCGCATCGTCGACGGGCTGCCGGCGACCTCCGTCAATGTCATTGCCGAACACCATCGCACGGCCGGCCTGCTCTTCGTGGGCCACGAGCTCGGAGTGTCCTTCTCGGTCGACGGCGGGGAACAGTGGGTGGCCCTCGACAACGGGCTGCCCGCGGTTCCGGTCGACGACATCAAGATCCACTCGCGCGAGAACGATCTCGTGCTGGGTACGCACGGGCGCGGCATCTACATCATGGAGGACATCGCGCCGCTGGAGGGTCTTACTGCCGAGGTGTTGGCGGCGAACGTCCACCTCTTCCCGGTGCGGCGCGCCACCTCGTACAACCCCTACACGCCACAGGGCTGGACGCCGGGGGTGTACGTGTCGCCCAACCCGGCGGCCGGGGCGTTGATTCGGTACTACCTCGGTGAGGACATTGCGGCGGCAGCGCAGGTTGCCGCGTCCTCGGGGGAAAACGGCGATGGCGCGGACGATGGCTCCTCTGGCGCCCCCGGCGAGCCGAAGATCACCATCCTCGACGAAGGCGGCGAGGTGGTGCGCGAGCTCACCGGGCCGGGTGCCGCGGGCATCCGGCAGGTGCGGTGGGATCTGCGAATCGAGCCTCCCTACACGCCATCGGGTCCGCCCCAGCAGTTCGGCGGAGGCTTCGGGGGTGGACAGGCGCGCGGTCCGCGGGTGCTCCCCGGCACCTACACGGTGCGGCTGGAGGCCGCCGGCGTGACACAGGAAAAGCAGGTGGCGGTGCGCCTGGATCCGCGGGTCGAGATGAGCCGAGCCGACCTTGAGGCGCGACAGGCCGCGCTGCTGAGCGCCTATGACCTCGCGGGTCCCGTTTACGAGGCCGGGCAGGCCGTCCAGCGCGTCACCACTCAGCTCATGGAGGTCAGCGCGCTCCTGCGGGAGCAGCAAGAGGCGCCGGAAGACCTGAGCGATGAAGTGAGCGCCCTGCTCGAAGAGGCGCGTGAACTCGGCCGCGACATCAACCAGGCGGCCGCGGGAGCGCGGGGCGCGGGCGCCATCGAGTCGTCCAGCACGCGACCCACCGCCGACCAGCTCTGGCAACTCGACCAGGCCTGGGAGAAGGTGCCGCCGCTCATCGAACGCCTGAACGAGATCGTGACGGACGAGATGCCGGCGCTCTACCGCCGGCTTGACGAGCAGGGGATCCGCCCCGACCCGGGCGAGGCGGTGACGATGCCGGTGCGGCGGCGCGGGGGGTAA
- a CDS encoding lysophospholipid acyltransferase family protein — protein MARLLPGNRDALLTEWQRFTAHVVIFFLRHMGGVRFGQLPDVPATAGVLVLMNHQSLLDIPLVVASMHGVYPRIVTRRRYARGVPLISHMTRLYRYPLVDARATLRGELKQLRREAAASTHPLVIYPEGTRSRTGRIGPFKTLGLATILAARRWSVYVVVADGLWKWTRLKDFFGNLPLMRTRVECRGPFESPAADEDLDGFIREMRSVMTGMLGEMRGVTPAAEPA, from the coding sequence ATGGCGCGATTGCTGCCGGGGAATCGTGACGCTCTGCTCACCGAGTGGCAGCGCTTCACGGCTCATGTGGTCATTTTTTTTCTTCGTCATATGGGCGGGGTCCGTTTCGGCCAGTTGCCTGACGTCCCGGCAACTGCCGGCGTGCTGGTGCTCATGAACCACCAGTCGCTGCTGGACATCCCGCTCGTCGTCGCGTCGATGCACGGCGTCTACCCCCGCATCGTGACGCGCCGGCGATACGCACGCGGCGTTCCCCTAATATCCCACATGACAAGGCTGTACCGATACCCCCTCGTCGATGCGAGAGCAACCCTGCGCGGCGAGTTGAAGCAGCTCCGCAGGGAAGCGGCCGCTTCCACGCACCCCCTCGTCATCTACCCGGAGGGAACCCGGAGCAGGACGGGTCGCATCGGCCCTTTCAAGACGCTGGGGCTGGCGACCATTCTGGCGGCACGCCGCTGGAGCGTGTACGTGGTGGTGGCGGACGGATTGTGGAAGTGGACACGGCTCAAGGACTTCTTCGGAAACCTACCGCTGATGCGGACCCGAGTCGAGTGCCGGGGACCCTTCGAGTCGCCGGCGGCGGATGAGGATCTGGATGGGTTCATCAGAGAGATGCGAAGCGTCATGACCGGCATGCTCGGTGAAATGCGTGGCGTCACTCCGGCGGCGGAGCCCGCATGA
- a CDS encoding ATP-binding protein: MYPRLLAAILRSTRKSALILGPRQVGKSTLLSSLGPDISVNLASPRAFRDYVSHPERLERELHACSPGNRTVFIDEVQRVPALLDVVQVFVDEQPDRFRFLLSGSSARKLRRGQANLLPGRIHVHHMHPLLACELGAGFDVNRALAHGTLPGIYAEPDERIRSADLRSYADVYLREEIQAEALVRNLGGFSRLLDLVAASSGRILNVHALCKDAGLGYETARRYVEVLEDTLVAFRVPAWSGSDRSSLVRHGKLFLFDIGVRNALLRRPLDEPLPDERGFLLEHLVASELHRRLGTLWPEAALFHYRTRGGAEVDFVLEVGRELWGIEVKAGRDVTRRMLRGLASLAARSSRVKRRIVVFLGDRPQTIAGVEVLPLAGFLGLLPGELG, from the coding sequence ATGTACCCTAGATTGCTGGCTGCCATACTTCGTTCCACCCGGAAGAGTGCCCTGATCCTCGGACCTCGGCAGGTAGGGAAGTCGACGCTCCTGTCTTCGCTTGGGCCCGACATCTCGGTGAATCTGGCCAGCCCGCGGGCGTTCCGCGACTACGTGAGCCATCCGGAGCGGCTGGAGCGGGAACTCCACGCTTGTTCGCCCGGAAACAGGACTGTGTTTATCGACGAAGTCCAGCGGGTGCCGGCGTTGCTCGATGTCGTCCAGGTGTTCGTCGACGAGCAGCCCGATCGCTTCCGGTTCCTGCTCTCGGGATCCAGCGCGCGCAAGCTTCGTCGTGGCCAGGCCAATCTTCTCCCCGGGCGGATTCACGTTCACCACATGCACCCCTTGCTCGCTTGCGAACTGGGGGCCGGCTTCGATGTGAATCGCGCCCTGGCCCACGGCACGCTCCCCGGAATCTACGCGGAACCGGACGAGCGCATCCGGAGCGCGGACCTCAGGAGCTATGCGGACGTCTATCTGCGGGAGGAGATCCAGGCCGAAGCCCTGGTTCGAAATCTCGGCGGCTTCTCGCGGCTCCTGGACCTGGTTGCGGCCTCGTCGGGCCGGATTCTCAACGTGCACGCGCTTTGCAAGGATGCTGGCCTGGGCTACGAGACCGCCCGTCGCTACGTCGAGGTTCTCGAAGATACGCTGGTCGCCTTCCGGGTTCCGGCATGGAGCGGATCGGACCGGTCCAGCCTGGTCCGCCACGGAAAGTTGTTCCTGTTCGACATCGGTGTCCGCAATGCACTGCTCAGGCGCCCTCTGGACGAGCCCCTGCCCGACGAGCGCGGATTCCTTCTGGAACATCTCGTCGCTTCCGAACTGCATCGGCGACTCGGCACGCTCTGGCCCGAGGCGGCGCTCTTCCACTACCGGACGCGGGGCGGCGCCGAGGTGGATTTCGTCCTGGAGGTGGGACGCGAGCTGTGGGGCATCGAGGTGAAGGCGGGCCGGGACGTGACCCGCCGAATGCTCCGCGGGCTTGCTTCGCTGGCAGCGCGGAGTTCGCGCGTCAAACGCCGGATCGTCGTCTTTCTGGGAGATCGTCCCCAGACGATCGCCGGAGTCGAGGTCCTGCCGCTGGCAGGTTTCCTGGGGCTGCTACCCGGCGAACTCGGCTAA
- a CDS encoding serine hydrolase has protein sequence MRHHRIRQHAGVATLALLLSAPPAEAQQSLADDAEVASALHLLDIWMDAAQAYGGIPGASLSVVHDQELVWAKGYGFAHIESGEPATPSTMYSICSISKLFTAVGVMQLRDQGKLALNDPVANHLDWFNIQDKYPKAGPVDIEGLLTHSSGLPREAGVPYWTGPDYPFPTHEKIVETLPTQTMLYPPRTYFQYSNLALTLAGEIVAEASGQSYDDYVRAHILDPLGMTSTFTDLEDRFRGNRLATGYTARGRDGKRHVIPDYWVRGISAAAGFISTVEDLGRFASWQFRVLEGGDALLDRNTLREMHRVHWSEPDGNTTYGLGFSVWKSDDDTFVGHGGSCPGYRSHLLLRPQDKVATAFMTNGQGVNSRQFAQTAFDIVAPALQRAEKRSAEDGPAVDAVQEDLQRFTGTYQRPLGGESAVLMWDGSVQVLSLPTNNPLSSLTRLRHVEDGTFRRVRDNGDLGEEFIFEEMPDGSMRMWRNDNYSVRPAGM, from the coding sequence ATGAGACACCACCGAATCCGCCAACACGCCGGCGTGGCCACCCTGGCGCTTCTGCTTTCGGCGCCTCCAGCCGAAGCCCAGCAGTCGCTCGCCGACGACGCCGAGGTCGCGTCGGCCCTCCATCTCCTGGACATCTGGATGGACGCCGCGCAGGCCTACGGGGGCATCCCCGGAGCTTCGCTCTCCGTGGTCCACGACCAGGAGCTGGTGTGGGCGAAGGGATACGGATTCGCGCACATCGAAAGCGGGGAACCGGCGACTCCATCGACCATGTATTCGATCTGCTCCATCTCCAAGCTCTTCACGGCCGTCGGCGTGATGCAGCTGCGCGACCAGGGCAAGCTGGCGCTGAACGATCCCGTGGCGAACCACCTTGACTGGTTCAACATCCAGGACAAGTACCCGAAGGCGGGCCCGGTCGACATCGAGGGCCTGCTCACGCACAGCTCAGGCCTGCCGCGCGAGGCCGGGGTGCCCTACTGGACCGGCCCCGACTACCCCTTCCCGACCCACGAGAAGATCGTCGAGACGCTGCCCACGCAGACGATGCTCTACCCTCCTCGGACGTACTTCCAGTACTCGAATCTGGCCCTGACCCTGGCGGGCGAGATCGTGGCGGAGGCGTCGGGACAGAGCTACGACGACTACGTGCGCGCGCACATCCTGGATCCGCTGGGGATGACGAGCACCTTCACCGACCTGGAAGACCGCTTCCGCGGCAACCGCCTGGCGACCGGCTACACGGCGCGCGGCCGCGACGGCAAGCGCCATGTGATTCCCGACTACTGGGTGCGCGGCATCAGCGCCGCGGCGGGCTTCATTTCGACGGTGGAGGATCTCGGCCGCTTCGCTTCGTGGCAGTTCCGGGTGCTCGAGGGGGGTGATGCCCTGCTCGACCGCAACACGCTGCGCGAGATGCACCGCGTGCACTGGTCCGAGCCCGACGGCAACACCACCTACGGGCTGGGCTTCTCGGTGTGGAAGTCCGACGACGACACCTTCGTGGGCCATGGCGGATCGTGCCCCGGATACCGCAGCCACCTGCTGCTGCGGCCGCAGGACAAGGTGGCCACGGCCTTCATGACCAACGGTCAGGGCGTGAACTCCCGCCAGTTCGCGCAGACCGCGTTCGACATCGTCGCGCCCGCCCTCCAACGCGCGGAAAAGCGGTCGGCCGAGGATGGCCCGGCTGTCGACGCGGTGCAGGAAGATCTGCAGCGCTTCACCGGCACCTATCAGCGGCCCCTCGGCGGCGAGAGCGCGGTCCTGATGTGGGACGGCTCCGTGCAGGTGCTGTCGCTCCCCACCAACAACCCGCTCAGCTCCCTCACCCGGCTTCGTCACGTCGAGGACGGCACCTTCCGGCGCGTGCGCGACAACGGTGACCTGGGCGAGGAGTTCATCTTCGAGGAGATGCCCGACGGAAGCATGCGCATGTGGCGCAACGACAACTACAGCGTGCGCCCCGCGGGGATGTGA